The sequence TTAACGCCCCTCTCTCCAGAGAGCCAATTCATGATTCATGATTGAGTTCGCCTTCGAACGCTTCTGAAAAAAAGTGTTCTACATAGTGATGTGCTCTTTTATCAGCAATTTCATCGTAAAGAAGTGCCTGAGGTTCCTCTCCACCAATCACTTCTAAATTATCCTCGGTTTTCAAACTAAAGGCATGTTTTTTGCCTCCCAACAGAATGAGCTGATAATCAGTACCTGCTTCATCCAGCTCTTGGATGATATTCATGTTTGACTCCATAGGGTTAAAGACATCCTTGGTTCCGTGAATGAGAAGCAAACTTGCTCCATCCACATTTGATTCAATCATTGGTGCTGGTTTGAGCTCCCAAGGCAAAGCAACTCCCCAAATTGAAGCAACAGCTCGAATGCTCTGGATCCGACGGGCCATATCCAGAGCAAAGAGTCCTCCACTGGAAAAACCGATAACACCCGATCTGGTCGAATCAACTCCTTCGAGAGAGCTGGCCTGCTCAAAAGCAGCACTAGTGCGTGCCAAAGTATCTACACGATTATTAAACAAAGGCATCACCTTCTTCGCTGCATCCTCTGATGACTTTGGCATCGCTTGGTCACCATAAATATCAACGCAATATCCTACAAATCCCATCTCGCTCAACCATCTCGCTTCTGCTTGAGCATATGATGTGAATCCATGATAATCAGGAATAACAAGTACGATCGGAGCAGGCTTACTGAATGAATTTGGATACACAAAACAGTCTTTATAACTTACTCCGGCATGTTCATACGCGACCTCATTGATACTCATTTGCTGCTTTAAGCATGGCATCTAATCCTAATAAGCTTATTACTGGTCGTCATTGACTGATGCCATAACTCAAGCGATTGAAACGCCGGTTTTTTCCTGATTATCCTGGTTCCTGTGAGCTAGATGCTCAACCCAAAAGATCTGTTGATCTGGCAAGCGATGGTCGAACTGGGATTCGGGTTCAAGGCTTGTGGGTAATGACCGGTCCGGAGACAGGGTCGGTCACTCCGAGCTCCGGCGAGAGCTCTTCAAAGAACTCGCGCACTGAATTGAGGTGTTCAATCATCTGAGGCCGTGCTGCCACAAGCTTCTCCTCGCTCTCCCAGAGACCGACAAAGCAGTAGGAGCATTCGCCTGTCTTGGCCCAGTAAGCATCAAGCATTCCTTCGGGGTTGACCCATTGCTTCGTCACAGCGATGAAACTGTCTTCGCAGTCTTTTTTGCAGCGGACACGAACGTTGTTGAGGAACCTAGCTGCCACTTGAAATCTCAAACTTCAGTGAGCTTGCCAGGAGCCTGCACCGTTGTCTGTGACCGAATGCACCTCAGTGTCACTCGCTGAATTCAGTAGTAACGGCCTGGATATTCTCCGGGGTGATCCAACCGTGTGACGCGCACCCCAGCCGCACTGCGGCCTGACAGCATCAGCAGGTCGCTGCCTGAGATGGCAAAGCCGAGCTCCTGGGCCAGCAGCGCCACCTCATCTGCCGTGACCGCTGCCTGGACCTTGGCCTGCAGAACCGGATCACGGCCTAGGTGCTCGAGAAAATGCTGAACCGGTGATGGGGTCATCACTGCTAATGAACTGGTGCAATTGAACACGATTCCCAGCCGAGGCTTGAAAGCGGATCATTGTGTGGAGAGATCGCGATTCTCGAGGCAGCTCCCATGCTGAGTTCCTTGCTCAACATTCTCTGGATCGTGCTCGGAGGTCTGATGATGGCGCTGGGTTGGTGGCTGGCGGGAGTGATCTGTGCGATCACAGTTGTAGGGCTGCCCTGGGCTCGCTCCTGTTTCGTGATCGGACGTTTCTCGCTCTGGCCCTTCGGCCAGGAAGCCGTGAATCGCAGAGAACTGCGGGGTCGGGATGATCTGGGCACCGGATCACTGGGGGTGATTGGCAACGTTCTCTGGTTTCTGGTGGCGGGATGGTGGCTGGCAATTGGCCATCTGACCTCCGCCCTGGCTTGTTTTGTCACGATCGTGGGCATCCCCTTCGGGATTCAGCACATAAAGCTTGCCCTGATTGCCCTGGCACCGGTGGGGATGACTGTTGTGCCGGTCCGCAATGTCTGATCAATCCTCATGAGAGGGCTTCAGAGCGGCAGATAGAGAAAATCACTACCGCAGCGATCCAGAGCCTCACGCACCGCCTCGAGCACTTGTTGATCCCCTTCAAAGCTGCGCCCTGCTGGCACCACAAGCTCGCCGCTGACATCGAGATGAATGTTGCCGC comes from Synechococcus sp. UW179A and encodes:
- a CDS encoding dienelactone hydrolase family protein; translation: MSINEVAYEHAGVSYKDCFVYPNSFSKPAPIVLVIPDYHGFTSYAQAEARWLSEMGFVGYCVDIYGDQAMPKSSEDAAKKVMPLFNNRVDTLARTSAAFEQASSLEGVDSTRSGVIGFSSGGLFALDMARRIQSIRAVASIWGVALPWELKPAPMIESNVDGASLLLIHGTKDVFNPMESNMNIIQELDEAGTDYQLILLGGKKHAFSLKTEDNLEVIGGEEPQALLYDEIADKRAHHYVEHFFSEAFEGELNHES
- a CDS encoding Nif11-like leader peptide family natural product precursor, producing MTPSPVQHFLEHLGRDPVLQAKVQAAVTADEVALLAQELGFAISGSDLLMLSGRSAAGVRVTRLDHPGEYPGRYY
- a CDS encoding YccF domain-containing protein; amino-acid sequence: MLSSLLNILWIVLGGLMMALGWWLAGVICAITVVGLPWARSCFVIGRFSLWPFGQEAVNRRELRGRDDLGTGSLGVIGNVLWFLVAGWWLAIGHLTSALACFVTIVGIPFGIQHIKLALIALAPVGMTVVPVRNV